A part of Gadus morhua chromosome 17, gadMor3.0, whole genome shotgun sequence genomic DNA contains:
- the dysf gene encoding dysferlin isoform X3 translates to MLRVFLLAAERLLTADDDISDAYCSATYDGTKKKTKVVKNNPNPVWNEGFEWDLKGIPLDSAAEIHCVVKDHEKMGRNRFLGESRVSLRDVLNSPNLAACFTVSLMDTKRNNTGATLSLQVSYIPPPGAAPIYQPPAQPEPSHYSNPHVELDTITMISMDTMGEEDTESMLMLEPSEEQGLDDGGRSLVDSGPQGPQGRETPTAQTPKRPPPSYKAQAGLRKRRRGAGSQNRALPNKPQDLQVRVRIIEGRQLPGINIQPVVKVTVAGQTKRTCIRKGNNPVFDETFFLNFFESPSDLFDEPIFITVCDSRMLRHDAVIGEFKLDVGTVYSEHRHCFMRKWLLLSDPDDLSAGVKGYVKVSLLVLAAGDEPPADQKECVEEKEDIEGNLLRPAGLTLRGAQFSLRVFRAEDLPQMDDAFMDGMRQILGFDSNRKNLVDPLVEVHFAGKTICTKVLEKSANPQWNQCLSMPIRFPSMCEKMRLRVLDWDRASHNDIIGTAHLCMSKISAPGGEIDDEPSSRSLQSAMDDSLGFLPTFGPSWVNLYGSPREFHTFNDPHHTLNLGKGEGVSYRGRVLVELNTKLVERLEQRTEDIPSDDLLVVEKFLRKRKFSLFAAFYSATLLQDVDDAVQFEVSIGNYGNKFDYTCLPLASTTQFSRAVFDGCHYYYLPWGNVKPVVVLSSEWEDIRPRIEALNMLLHITNNLESNLRRVQLLVKAATDLEEVELAVVDLLDQVITDCSQELPSLDQWPCVTPLDKSLRNLRCLHLQQVLSGAQSLKHGPATDLSSVLELAQDWAARLRSLAEEPQNSIPDIVIWMMQGDQRVAYHRIPAHSVLFSHSHPGEHCGELQTVFLKYPQGTGAEAKLPGQLRVKVWFGLAADVKHFNQYAEGKLSVFAETYENQTRLALVGSWGTTGLTSPKFSDVTGRLKLPKESFKPSPGWSWAGDWFICPEKTMLYDTDAGHMTFTEEVFETQMRLPGGQWIGMPEGYTDVNGEKAVPKEEVEPPPGWVWDEVEWSEDLNRAVDDQGWEYGITIPPDRRPKSWVPAEKMYHTNRRRRWTRLRSRDLTSMAALRQQRPDDSEREGWEYSSLFGWRFHLKPKKTDSFRRRRWRCRMEPLEKTGPAAIFALECSLSSIEDRSDEKSVTTTFGVNRPTISCFFQSGTRYQLRCYLYQARDLPSMDKDSFSDAYAIVSFLQQSQRTVTVRNCLNPCWDQTLIFYQLDVFGDPASTLATPPRIVIELFDQDSYGADEYMGRCVCEPSVSPSPRLAWFPIRRGDRDAGELLAAFELIRRDQPAIHHIPGQDGDFSASHIFEELLLPGVPSENLQQLPEDSDLPCLPPQREPNVFMVPQSIKPALRRTAIEILAWGVRNLKSFQMASVSCPSLQVECGGVVVQSCVIRSMKKKPNFDVNTLLIDVRLPVEELYMPPIVIKVIDNRQFGRKPVVGQCTIRCLDDFRCEPQEELEEQEEETGDMALTPRDDILIDIDDKEPLIPGQFTDGTSSAIINLASSRTSLHEEEFMDWWSKFYASTGETSRCGTYLEKGLDTLQVYDWELERVDAFGGLSDFCQTFKLYRGKTQEEGQDPSLVGEFKGMFRIYPLPGDASSPMPPRQFTQLPSSGVEDCVVRVYVIQAHDLQPKDSNGKCDPYVKISLGKKTISDQDNYVPCTLEPVFGKLYELTCTLPLEKDLRVALFDYDMLSKDEKIGETVIDLENRFLSRHGARCGLPSTYCTSGVNVWRDQQSPSQLLSRVCERRGLRRPVYQRDRLTFRGRQYTAADLDDGKPLNPHLGPLMERLSLLILRGLGLIPEHVETRPLYSPLQPEIQQGRLMMWVDVFPKSLGPPGPPFNITQRKAKKFFLRCIIWNTVDVILDDVSISGEKMSDIYVKGWLHGHEHNKQKTDVHYRSLGGEGNFNYRLLFPFHYLPAEQLCFVDRKEHFWSVDKTEKKIAPKLTIQIWDNDKFSFDDYLGHLEMDLNSMLRPAKSSVKCGLAMLQQAADQRVSLFQQKSVKGWWPCSCQLNGATTLAGKVEMSLEVVSEEEQEERPAGVGRDEPNMNPHLEEPKRPDTSFLWFSSPYKTMRFILWTRFKWFILLFIILFLVFLFFGVFLYSFPNYAAMKMVGPFGPAKAAQ, encoded by the exons GCACCAAGAAAAAGACCAAGGTTGTCAAGAACAACCCTAACCCAGTGTGGAATGAG GGTTTTGAGTGGGACCTGAAGGGAATTCCTCTGGATTCCGCAGCAGAGATCCACTGTGTGGTTAAAGACCACGAGAAGATGGGGAGGAACag GTTCCTGGGTGAGAGCAGGGTGTCTCTCAGGGATGTCCTCAACTCTCCAAACCTGGCGGCTTGCTTCACCGTGTCCCTGATGGACACCAAGAGGAACAACACTgga GCCACACTAAGCCTGCAGGTTTCCTACATCCCTCCCCCCGGAGCAGCGCCCATCTACCAGCCTCCCGCCCAGCCTGAGCCCTCCCACTACAGCAACCCCCACGTAGAGCTGGACACCATCACAA tGATCTCCATGGACAccatgggggaggaggacacaGAGAGCATGCTGATGCTGGAGCCCAGCGAGGAGCAGGGCCTGGACGACGGGGGCCGCTCCCTGGTGGActcgggcccccaggggccccagggCAGGGAGACCCCCACCGCCCAAACCCCCAagagacccccaccctcctaCAAAGCCCAGGCCggcctgaggaagaggaggaggggggccggcAGCCAGAACAGAGCCCTCCCCAACAAGCCCCAGgacctgcag gtgCGTGTCCGGATCATCGAGGGGAGACAGTTGCCGGGCATCAATATCCAACCAGTCGTCAAGGTAACCGTTGCCGGGCAGACCAAGAGGACCTGCATTCGTAAGGGGAACAACCCTGTGTTTGATGAG accttCTTCCTGAACTTCTTTGAGTCACCCTCCGACCTGTTTGACGAGCCAATCTTCATCACC GTGTGTGACTCTCGCATGCTGAGGCATGATGCTGTCATTGGAGAATTTAAG CTGGATGTGGGGACAGTCTACAGTGAGCACA GACACTGCTTCATGAGGAAGTGGCTGCTGCTCAGTGACCCTGACGACCTCTCggcaggggtcaaaggttacgTGAAGGTCAGCCTGTTGGTGCTGGCGGCGGGAGACGAACCCCCG gcggaCCAGAAGGAGtgtgtggaggagaaggaggacatcGAGGGGAACCTCCTGAGACCGGCCGGTCTGACCCTCAGAGGAGCACAGTTCTCCCTCAGAGTCTTCAGAGCTGAAGACCTCCCTCAGA tGGACGATGCCTTCATGGACGGGATGAGGCAGATCCTGGGCTTCGACAGCAACAGGAAGAATCTCGTTGACCCGCTGGTAGAGGTCCACTTTGCAGGCAAAACC ATCTGCACCAAAGTGCTGGAGAAGAGCGCCAACCCCCAGTGGAACCAGTGCCTGTCCATGCCCATCAGG TTTCCCTCCATGTGTGAGAAGATGAGGCTCAGAGTTCTCGACTG GGACCGGGCGAGTCACAATGACATCATCGGCACCGCCCACCTGTGCATGTCCAAGATATCAGCCCCTGGCGGAGAGATCGATG ATGAGCCGTCTTCTAGGAGTCTCCAGTCTGCCA tggACGACAGTCTGGGTTTCCTGCCAACCTTCGGGCCCAGCTGGGTCAACCTGTACGGGAGTCCGAGAGAGTTCCACACCTTCAACGACCCCCACCACACCCTCAACCTGGGGAAG GGTGAGGGCGTGTCGTACCGCGGCCGTGTCCTGGTGGAGCTGAACACCAAGCTGGTGGAGCGGCTGGAGCAGAGGACGGAGGACATCCCCTCAGATGacctgctggtggtggag aagttcctgaggaagaggaagttcTCTCTGTTCGCGGCGTTCTACTCCGCCACGCTCCTTCAGGACGTAGACGACGCCGTCCAATTCGAGGTCAGCATCGGTAACTACGGCAACAAGTTTGACTACACCTGTCTGCCGCTGGCTTCCACCACCCAGTTCAGCCGCGCTGTGTTTGACg GTTGTCACTACTACTACCTGCCGTGGGGTAACGTAAAGCCAGTGGTGGTCTTGTCGTCAGAATGGGAGGACATCAGACCCAGGATAGAAGCTCTCAACATGCTGCTGCACATCACAAACAACCTG GAGTCCAACCTGCGGCGGGTCCAGCTGCTGGTGAAGGCTGCGACtgacctggaggaggtggagctagCTGTGGTCGACCTGTTGGATCAGGTCATCACTGACTGCAG CCAGGAGCTGCCGTCTCTGGACCAGTGGCCGTGTGTGACCCCTCTGGACAAGTCGCTGCGTAACCTGCGCTGCCTCCACCTGCAGCAGGTGCTGTCGGGGGCCCAGAGCCTGAAGCACGGCCCCGCCACAGACCTGTCCTCCGTGCTGGAGCTGGCCCAGGACTGGGCCGCACGCCTCCGCTCCCTGGCTgaggag cctcaGAACAGTATTCCAGACATCGTGATCTGGATGATGCAGGGGGACCAGCGCGTGGCGTACCACCGCATCCCCGCCCACTCGGTGCTCTTCTCCCACTCCCACCCCGGGGAGCACTGCGGAGAGCTGCAGACCGTCTTCCTCAAG tatCCCCAGGGAACAGGAGCAGAGGCCAAGCTTCCTGGGCAGCTGAGAGTGAAAGTCTGGTTCGGATTGGCTGCGGACGTCAAGCATTTCAACCAATACGCTGAGGGCAAGCTGTCCGTGTTCGCAGAGACG TATGAGAACCAGACCCGGCTGGCCCTGGTGGGCAGCTGGGGGACCACGGGACTCACCTCCCCCAAGTTCAGTGACGTGACGGGCCGCCTGAAGCTGCCCAAGGAGAGCTTCAAGCCCTCCCCGGGCTGGAGCTGGGCGggggactggttcatctgcccCGAGAAgac GATGCTGTATGACACGGACGCAGGTCACATGACCTTCACAGAGGAAGTGTTTGAGACCCAGATGCGGTTGCCCGGGGGACAGTGGATCGGGATGCCGGAAGGGTACACAGATGTG AACGGGGAGAAGGCGGTGcctaaggaggaggtggagccccCTCCTGGCTGGGTGTGGGACGAGGTGGAGTGGAGCGAGGACCTCAACAGAGCTGTGGATGACCAag GCTGGGAGTACGGCATCACCATCCCCCCGGACCGCCGACCTAAGTCCTGGGTCCCCGCCGAGAAGATGTACCACAccaaccgccgccgccgctggacACGCCTCCGCAGCCGCGACCTCACCAGCATGGCCGCCCTccgacag CAGCGTCCAGACGACTCTGAGCGGGAGGGCTGGGAGTACTCCTCTCTGTTCGGGTGGAGGTTCCACCTGAAGCCCAAGAAGACGGACtccttcaggaggaggaggtggaggtgtcgCATGGAGCCCCTGGAGAAGACCGGCCCCGCCGCCATCTTTGCTCTGGAGTGTTCCCTG AGCTCCATTGAGGACAGGAGCGATGAGAAGTCTGTCACCACCACCTTCGGAGTCAACAGACCCACCATCTCCTGCTTCTTTCAGA gtggGACGAGGTACCAGCTCAGGTGTTACCTGTACCAGGCGAGAGACCTGCCATCCATGGACAAGGACAGCTTCTCAG ACGCCTATGCCATCGTGTCCTTCCTGCAGCAGTCCCAGCGCACGGTGACGGTGAGGAACTGCCTGAACCCCTGCTGGGACCAGACGCTCATCTTCTACCAGCTCGATGTGTTCGGAGACCCCGCCTCCaccctggccacgccccctcgcATCGTGATCGAGCTATTCGATCAGGACTCCTAC GGGGCTGATGAGTACATggggcgctgtgtgtgtgagccctcggtaagcccctccccccgcctggCCTGGTTCCCTATTCGCCGAGGGGACAGAGACGCTGGCGAGCTATTGGCTGCCTTCGAGCTCATCCGGAGAGATCAG CCAGCGATTCATCATATCCCAGGTCAAGAT ggggaCTTTTCGGCCTCCCATATCTTTGAGGAG TTGCTCCTGCCAGGTGTCCCATCTGAAAACCTGCAGCaattg CCGGAGGACTCTGACCTGCCGTGCCTGCCCCCCCAGAGAGAGCCCAACGTCTTCATGGTCCCCCAAAGCATCAAACCAGCCCTGAGGAGGACCGCTATAGAG ATCTTGGCGTGGGGCGTGAGGAACCTGAAGAGCTTCCAGATGGCCAGCGTTTCCTGCCCCAGCCTGCAGGTGGAGTGTGGGGGCGTGGTCGTCCAGAGCTGCGTCATCCGCAGCATGAAGAAGAAGCCCAACTTTGACGTCAACACCCTCCTCATCGACGTG AGActcccggtggaggagctgtacATGCCCCCCATCGTCATCAAGGTGATAGACAACCGTCAGTTTGGCAGGAAGCCGGTGGTGGGCCAGTGCACCATCCGCTGCCTGGACGACTTCCGCTGTGAGccccaggaggagctggaggagcaggaggaggagacag GTGACATGGCCTTGACTCCCCGTGATGACATCCTGATTGACATCGATGACAAAGAGCCTCTCATACCTGGACAG tttacaGATGGGACCAGCTCTGCCATCATTAATCTTGCCTCCTCTCGCACTAGTCTTCAT gaggaggagttcatGGACTGGTGGAGTAAGTTCTACGCCTCCACCGGAGAGACCAGCAGATGCGGAACCTACCTGGAGAAGGGCCTGGACACCCTgcag gTGTACGACTGGGAGCTGGAGCGGGTGGACGCGTTCGGCGGTCTCTCAGACTTCTGCCAGACCTTCAAGCTGTACCGCGGGAAGACCCAAGAGGAAGGACAGGACCCCTCCCTGGTGGGGGAGTTCAag ggtaTGTTTAGGATCTACCCCCTGCCCGGTGACGCCTCCAGCCCCATGCCCCCCAGACAGTTCACCCAGCTGCCCTCCAGTGGTGTGGAGGACTGTGTGGTCCGGGTCTACGTCATACAGGCCCACGACCTGCAGCCGAAGGACTCCAACGggaag tGTGACCCCTACGTCAAGATCAGTCTGGGGAAGAAGACCATCAGTGACCAGGACAACTACGTTCCCTGTACCCTGGAACCTGTGTTTGGAAA GCTGTATGAGCTGACGTGCACGCTGCCTCTGGAGAAGGACCTGCGGGTGGCGCTGTTTGACTACGACATGCTGAGCAAAGACGAGAAGATCGGAGAGACCGTCATCGACCTGGAGAACCGCTTCCTGTCCCGCCACGGAGCCCGCTGCGGTCTGCCAAGCACATACTGCAC gtcggGGGTGAACGTGTGGCGGGACCAGCAGAGTCCCAGCCAGCTGCTGTCCAGGGTGTGTGAGAGGCGGGGCCTAAGACGACCCGTCTACCAGCGAGACCGTCTCACCTTCAGGGGCCGGCAGTACACGGCTGCAGACctag atgATGGTAAGCCTCTGAACCCCCACCTCGGACCCCTGATGGAGAGACTGTCTCTCCTCATCCTGAGGGgcctgggtttgattcccgaaCACGTTGAGACCAGACCACTGTACAGCCCTCTGCAGCCAGAGATACAGcag GGGAGGCTGATGATGTGGGTGGATGTGTTCCCCAAGTCCCTCGGACCCCCTGGACCGCCGTTCAACATCACCCAGCGCAAAGCCAAgaa GTTCTTTCTGCGCTGCATCATCTGGAACACCGTCGACGTCATCCTGGACGACGTCAGCATCAGTGGAGAGAAGATGAGTGACATCTATGTCAAGGG gtggcTTCACGGGCACGAGCACAACAAGCAGAAAACAGACGTGCACTACCGCTCGCTGGGAGGAGAAGGAAACTTCAACTACCgactcctcttccccttccacTACCTGCCCGCTGAACAGCTCTGCTTTGTCGATAGGAag gaaCACTTCTGGAGTGTGGATAAGACGGAGAAGAAGATTGCTCCTAAACTCACCATCCAGATCTGGGACAATGACAAGTTCTCCTTTGACGATTACCTTG GTCACCTGGAGATGGACCTGAACAGCATGCTGCGGCCGGCCAAGAGCTCGGTGAAGTGCGGGCTGGCGATGCTGCAGCAGGCGGCCGACCAACGCGTCTCGCTGTTCCAGCAGAAGAGCGTGAAGGGCTGGTGGCCGTGCAGCTGCCAGCTCAACGGGGCGACCACACTCGct